GCCAAATAGCTCCTCAACGCCCACTGCGGTTTATTATCTATGCCATTTTAATGATGGTGAGCTGGAAATTAGTTCATCAAGTGTAAGCCAATTGGTAAGCAGCAATTCACATCCCTTCCTCTTCATATCCGGTGTAAACCGATTGGTAATTGGCAATTCAACATCCTTTAACCCAAATTCGTCTTGAAAAGTTTGCTATGGAGGGAAACCAACGCTACTTTATGGCATTTCCTCTTTACAACTTTTTGCAAAACCCAAAATTTGTTAGCCTCGGAACCAAGGCAGTAGGCTAAATGTACCTCTTTCATAGATAATAAACAGACCCAAGCCGATTAATACAAAAGGTACAATAGCTTTACCGTAGCGACTGAAAATAGAAGCAATGGTAGGTTGGCGGCTTAAGAAATATGCGATCGCACACCAAACTCCTACCATAAATGAAAATACAGTCAGAATTACTCCCAAGCTGGCGAGGTCATGGCCAGCAAATAAAGGAATGTATATACTGATATTGTCCCCACCATTGGCAATAGTTACCGCTGCAACTTTATAAGTTTGCGGATGCAGAATACTTAAAACAAAAGACAATATCAGGTTTTTAGGTGAAGGCTCCCTGAAATCAGTAGATACTGTCTGAACTACTGTCG
This region of Nostoc sp. UHCC 0302 genomic DNA includes:
- a CDS encoding cadmium resistance transporter, with amino-acid sequence MSKLGTAFTEGIIAFTATNIDDIIILLFFFSQIDANFRRRHILVGQYLGFAAIIIASLPGFFGGLVVQREWIGLLGILPIVIGIKQLVNREEETTVVQTVSTDFREPSPKNLILSFVLSILHPQTYKVAAVTIANGGDNISIYIPLFAGHDLASLGVILTVFSFMVGVWCAIAYFLSRQPTIASIFSRYGKAIVPFVLIGLGLFIIYERGTFSLLPWFRG